One region of Paraburkholderia phymatum STM815 genomic DNA includes:
- a CDS encoding aldehyde dehydrogenase (NADP(+)), with the protein MDLRGELLIGARTRRGKGGEFHAIDAASEQALPAPTYNSAQASDVDEVCTLAESAFDIYRTMPAERRASFLDDAAARIEALGDVLIERAMSESGLPRARLEGERARTANQLRMFAALVRSGDALDARIEPALPERQPPRTDLRFQRIGLGPVAVFGASNFPLAFSVAGGDTAAALAAGCPVVVKAHPAHPGTSELVGRAIQEAVRHAELPEGVFSMLFDAGHEVGAALVAHPSIKAVGFTGSRAGGRALMAIAAARAEPIPVYAEMSSVNPNLLMPAALAARTDTLARDFVASVTLGCGQFCTNPGLMLGIAGEGFERFAATAARTLSDVGAGVMLTGGILRAYEAGIERFAANPAVMTLARGKAPEAGSRRAQAALFRVSAQSLLADHSLADEVFGPCSVLVECGDMDELRTVLNRIEGQLTITLHLDEADQSAAQALLPVLERKAGRILANGFPTGVEVCDAIVHGGPFPATSDGGSTSVGTAAIERFMRPVCYQNLPAALVPEALRDANPLGVHRRVAGRYERTSG; encoded by the coding sequence ATGGACCTGAGAGGTGAACTGCTGATCGGCGCGCGTACGCGTCGTGGCAAGGGCGGTGAATTTCACGCGATCGACGCAGCCAGTGAGCAGGCGCTGCCCGCGCCGACGTACAACAGCGCGCAAGCAAGCGACGTGGATGAAGTCTGCACGCTCGCTGAATCCGCATTCGACATCTACCGCACAATGCCCGCCGAACGGCGCGCGAGCTTTCTCGACGATGCCGCGGCGCGCATCGAAGCACTGGGCGACGTGTTGATCGAACGCGCGATGAGCGAATCGGGCTTGCCGCGAGCGCGTCTCGAAGGAGAGCGTGCGCGCACGGCGAACCAGTTGCGCATGTTCGCAGCGCTCGTGCGCAGCGGCGACGCACTCGATGCGCGCATCGAACCCGCGTTGCCAGAGCGACAGCCGCCGCGCACCGATCTGCGTTTCCAGCGTATTGGCCTCGGCCCTGTCGCCGTGTTCGGCGCGAGCAACTTCCCACTTGCGTTCTCGGTCGCGGGCGGTGATACGGCGGCTGCACTTGCCGCTGGGTGCCCGGTCGTCGTGAAGGCGCATCCCGCGCATCCTGGCACGTCCGAACTGGTCGGCCGCGCGATTCAGGAAGCCGTGCGCCATGCGGAACTGCCCGAGGGCGTGTTCTCGATGCTGTTCGACGCAGGCCACGAAGTCGGTGCGGCGCTCGTCGCGCATCCGTCGATCAAGGCCGTCGGCTTCACGGGTTCGCGTGCGGGCGGACGCGCGCTGATGGCGATTGCCGCCGCGCGCGCCGAGCCGATTCCCGTCTACGCGGAAATGAGCAGCGTGAATCCGAACCTGCTGATGCCCGCTGCGCTCGCCGCACGTACCGACACGCTCGCGCGCGACTTCGTCGCATCGGTCACGCTGGGCTGCGGGCAGTTCTGCACGAATCCGGGCTTGATGCTCGGCATCGCGGGTGAAGGCTTCGAACGCTTCGCCGCGACGGCCGCACGGACGCTGTCCGACGTGGGCGCAGGCGTAATGCTGACGGGCGGCATTTTGCGGGCTTACGAGGCGGGCATCGAGCGCTTCGCCGCGAATCCCGCTGTAATGACGCTGGCGCGCGGCAAGGCGCCCGAAGCCGGCAGCCGTCGGGCACAGGCCGCGCTGTTTCGCGTGAGCGCGCAGAGCCTGCTCGCGGATCACTCGCTCGCCGATGAAGTGTTCGGTCCGTGCAGCGTGCTCGTCGAATGCGGGGACATGGACGAGTTGCGCACGGTGTTGAACCGGATCGAAGGCCAATTGACGATCACGTTGCATCTCGACGAAGCCGATCAGTCCGCTGCACAGGCGCTCCTGCCCGTTCTCGAACGCAAGGCTGGCCGCATTCTCGCGAACGGTTTTCCGACGGGCGTCGAAGTCTGCGACGCGATCGTTCACGGCGGTCCGTTTCCAGCTACCTCCGATGGCGGCAGCACGTCGGTGGGCACGGCTGCCATCGAGCGCTTCATGCGTCCCGTCTGCTACCAGAACCTGCCCGCCGCGCTGGTGCCCGAAGCACTGCGCGACGCGAATCCGCTCGGCGTGCATCGGCGTGTCGCGGGACGCTACGAACGAACCTCCGGCTGA
- a CDS encoding IlvD/Edd family dehydratase, translating to MSDKKSKLRSAQWFGTADKNGFMYRSWMKNQGIPDHEFDGRPVIGICNTWSELTPCNAHFRKIAEHVKRGIYEAGGFPVEFPVFSNGESNLRPTAMLTRNLAAMDVEEAIRGNPIDAVVLLTGCDKTTPALLMGAASCDVPAIVVTGGPMLNGKLDGKDIGSGTAVWQLHESLKAGEIDLHKFLSAEAGMSRSAGTCNTMGTASTMACMAEALGTSLPHNAAIPAVDSRRYVLAHMSGMRIVEMAHEGLTLSKILTREAFLNAIRVNAAIGGSTNAVIHLKAIAGRIGVKLDLDDWVRIGRNTPTIVDLMPSGRFLMEEFYYAGGLPAVLRRLGEADLLPHPGAMTANGKALWHNVMDAPIYNDEVIRPLDKPLVKDGGIRVLRGNLAPRGAVLKPSAATPALLKHRGRAVVFENFEHYKERIVDETLDVDANSVLVMKNCGPKGYPGMAEVGNMGLPPKLLRQGVKDMVRISDARMSGTAYGTVVLHVTPEAADGGPLAAVQDGDWIELDCDAGTLRVDIGDEELARRLERHTPPEMPAGGGYQRLYIDHVLQADEGCDLDFLVGCRGAGVPRHSH from the coding sequence ATGTCGGATAAGAAATCGAAGCTGCGCTCGGCCCAATGGTTCGGCACGGCCGACAAGAACGGCTTCATGTATCGAAGCTGGATGAAGAATCAGGGCATCCCCGATCACGAGTTCGACGGACGCCCCGTGATCGGAATCTGCAATACATGGTCGGAACTGACGCCCTGCAACGCGCACTTTCGCAAGATTGCGGAACACGTCAAGCGCGGCATTTATGAAGCGGGCGGTTTTCCTGTGGAATTCCCGGTGTTTTCCAATGGTGAATCGAATCTGCGTCCGACCGCGATGCTCACGCGCAACCTCGCGGCGATGGATGTCGAAGAAGCGATTCGCGGCAACCCGATCGACGCCGTCGTGCTGCTCACCGGCTGTGACAAGACCACGCCCGCGCTCCTGATGGGCGCAGCGAGCTGTGACGTCCCTGCGATCGTCGTCACGGGCGGGCCGATGCTCAACGGCAAGCTCGACGGCAAAGATATCGGATCGGGCACGGCCGTGTGGCAGTTGCACGAATCGCTAAAGGCAGGCGAGATCGATCTGCACAAGTTCCTGTCGGCGGAAGCGGGCATGTCGCGCTCGGCGGGCACCTGCAACACGATGGGCACGGCGTCGACGATGGCCTGCATGGCGGAAGCGCTCGGTACATCGCTCCCGCACAACGCCGCGATCCCCGCCGTCGATTCGCGACGCTACGTGCTTGCGCACATGTCGGGCATGCGTATCGTCGAGATGGCACACGAAGGTCTCACGCTGTCGAAGATCCTGACGCGCGAGGCTTTCCTCAACGCGATCCGTGTGAATGCGGCGATCGGCGGCTCCACTAACGCCGTGATTCACCTGAAGGCGATTGCGGGGCGCATCGGCGTGAAGCTCGATCTGGACGACTGGGTGCGCATCGGCCGCAATACGCCGACCATCGTCGACCTGATGCCGTCGGGCCGCTTCCTGATGGAAGAGTTCTACTATGCGGGCGGTTTGCCCGCCGTGCTGCGGCGTCTCGGCGAAGCGGACCTGCTGCCGCATCCGGGTGCGATGACAGCGAATGGCAAGGCGCTCTGGCACAACGTGATGGACGCACCGATCTACAACGACGAAGTGATCCGTCCGCTCGACAAGCCGCTCGTGAAAGACGGCGGCATCCGCGTGCTGCGCGGCAATCTTGCACCGCGCGGCGCGGTGCTGAAGCCGTCGGCGGCGACCCCCGCGTTGTTGAAGCATCGAGGTCGCGCTGTCGTATTCGAGAACTTCGAGCACTACAAGGAGCGCATCGTCGACGAAACGCTCGACGTCGACGCGAATTCGGTGCTGGTGATGAAGAACTGCGGGCCGAAGGGTTATCCGGGCATGGCAGAAGTCGGCAACATGGGTCTGCCGCCGAAGCTGCTGCGCCAGGGCGTGAAGGACATGGTGCGCATCTCGGATGCGCGGATGAGCGGCACCGCGTACGGCACGGTGGTGTTGCACGTCACGCCGGAAGCGGCCGACGGCGGTCCGCTCGCGGCCGTGCAGGACGGCGATTGGATCGAGCTCGATTGCGATGCGGGCACATTGCGCGTCGACATCGGCGACGAAGAACTCGCGCGCCGGCTGGAACGGCACACGCCGCCCGAGATGCCCGCAGGCGGCGGTTATCAGCGCCTGTATATCGATCACGTGTTGCAGGCAGACGAGGGGTGCGATCTGGACTTCCTCGTCGGTTGCCGGGGCGCAGGCGTGCCGCGCCATTCGCATTGA
- a CDS encoding LysR family transcriptional regulator — translation MLDSNPWYVRTRLKTRQLLLLVALDEEGNIHRAADALSMSQPAASKLLRELEEMLDAPLFERMPRGMRPTLYGEVMIRHARSVVGSLDQAREEVLALKSGQLGRVAVGTITSPAVSLLPAAIAQVKVSHPGLSVSVEIDSSNVLLESLAQDKLDLVIGRLSAEHDKLHLRYEPLAEEQALAVARSGHPLLAAQSLTLADVVDASWVVPPAQSVLRHRFELMFQRQSLAPPSNVVESAELLFVTSLLSQSDMLAVLAAEVAHYYAAHGLLSILPLDMPLRMDDFGIITRTGQLLSPASTQVVRALKQVARDLYGALA, via the coding sequence ATGCTCGATTCGAATCCCTGGTATGTCCGCACGCGGCTCAAAACGCGGCAATTGCTGCTGCTCGTCGCGCTCGACGAAGAAGGCAACATCCACCGCGCCGCCGACGCTCTCAGCATGTCCCAGCCCGCCGCGTCGAAGCTGTTGCGGGAACTCGAAGAAATGCTGGATGCGCCGCTGTTCGAGCGGATGCCGCGCGGCATGCGGCCCACGCTGTACGGCGAGGTGATGATTCGCCACGCACGTTCGGTGGTCGGCAGTCTCGATCAGGCGCGCGAGGAAGTGCTCGCGCTGAAGTCGGGACAGCTCGGGCGCGTGGCCGTCGGCACGATTACGTCGCCCGCCGTGAGCCTGCTGCCCGCCGCGATCGCGCAGGTCAAGGTGAGTCATCCCGGCTTGAGCGTGAGCGTCGAGATCGACAGCAGCAATGTGCTGCTCGAAAGCCTCGCGCAGGACAAACTCGATCTCGTGATCGGCCGGCTTTCCGCTGAGCATGACAAGCTGCACCTGCGCTACGAGCCTCTCGCTGAGGAACAGGCGCTTGCCGTCGCCCGTTCGGGTCATCCGTTGCTGGCCGCGCAGTCCCTGACGCTCGCCGACGTTGTCGACGCGTCGTGGGTCGTGCCGCCTGCTCAAAGCGTGTTGCGTCATCGCTTTGAGCTGATGTTCCAGCGTCAAAGCCTCGCGCCGCCGTCCAACGTGGTCGAGAGCGCGGAACTGCTGTTCGTCACGAGCCTGCTGTCGCAAAGCGACATGCTCGCCGTGCTAGCCGCCGAGGTCGCGCACTACTACGCGGCGCACGGCCTGCTGTCGATCCTGCCGCTCGACATGCCGCTGCGCATGGACGACTTCGGCATCATCACGCGCACCGGGCAGTTGCTGTCGCCCGCTTCGACGCAAGTGGTGCGCGCGTTGAAGCAGGTGGCGCGCGACCTGTATGGGGCGCTGGCGTAG
- a CDS encoding SDR family NAD(P)-dependent oxidoreductase, with translation MNQYDFTQRAAVVTGGAQGIGYAVAERLLQGRARVALWDRDEAALAEAKANLARFGDVQNVLVDLTRRDDVQAATHATVAQFGTIDILVHSAGIAGANAPVADYAPEEWSRVIDVDLNAAFHVNQAIVKTMIACGYGRIVNIASIAGKEGNPNASAYSAAKAGVIALTKSLGKETAQLDIAVNAITPAAARTRIFEQMSQQHIDYMLSKIPRGRFVDVKEIAAMVAWLVSAENSFTTGAVFDLSGGRATY, from the coding sequence ATGAACCAGTACGATTTCACGCAGCGCGCCGCCGTCGTGACAGGCGGGGCGCAAGGCATCGGGTATGCGGTCGCTGAGCGGCTGTTGCAGGGCCGCGCACGCGTCGCGCTGTGGGATCGCGACGAAGCGGCGCTTGCCGAAGCCAAGGCGAATCTCGCGCGCTTCGGCGACGTTCAGAACGTGCTGGTCGATCTCACGCGGCGCGACGACGTGCAAGCGGCCACGCATGCAACTGTCGCGCAGTTCGGCACGATCGACATTCTCGTGCATAGCGCCGGCATCGCGGGCGCGAATGCGCCCGTCGCCGACTATGCGCCCGAAGAATGGTCGCGTGTGATCGACGTTGATCTGAACGCGGCCTTCCACGTGAACCAGGCCATCGTGAAGACGATGATCGCCTGCGGCTATGGGCGCATCGTGAACATCGCGTCGATTGCCGGGAAGGAAGGCAATCCGAATGCGAGCGCGTATAGCGCGGCGAAGGCAGGCGTGATCGCGCTGACGAAAAGTCTCGGCAAGGAAACCGCGCAACTCGACATCGCCGTCAATGCAATTACGCCGGCCGCGGCGCGCACGCGCATCTTCGAGCAGATGTCGCAGCAGCATATCGACTACATGCTGTCGAAGATCCCGCGTGGCCGCTTCGTCGACGTGAAGGAAATCGCGGCGATGGTCGCGTGGCTTGTGTCGGCGGAAAACTCCTTCACGACGGGCGCGGTGTTCGACCTGTCGGGCGGGCGCGCAACCTACTGA
- a CDS encoding ureidoglycolate lyase produces the protein MKLLRYGIPGREKPGILDGNGAIRDLSGVVDDVAGSTLLPENLARLRQLDAGSLPVVSAEERIGPCVGRIGKFICIGLNYADHAAESNLPVPAEPVVFGKWTSAVVGPNDDVRIPRGSQKTDWEVELGVVIGKGGTYIAEADALSHVAGYCVVNDVSEREYQIERGGTWDKGKGCDTFGPIGPWLVTADEIPDPQRLGLWLEVDGKRYQNGNTSTMIFNVAQIVSYLSRFMSLQPGDVISTGTPPGVGMGQKPEPVYLRAGQTMRLGIEGLGEQQQRTVAA, from the coding sequence ATGAAATTGTTGCGATATGGCATACCCGGACGAGAAAAGCCCGGCATTCTCGATGGCAACGGAGCAATACGCGACCTTTCCGGCGTGGTCGATGACGTCGCAGGATCGACGCTGTTGCCGGAAAACCTTGCACGTCTGCGCCAGCTTGATGCCGGTTCGCTGCCTGTCGTCTCCGCTGAAGAGCGCATCGGTCCGTGTGTGGGCCGCATCGGCAAATTCATTTGCATCGGGCTGAACTACGCTGACCATGCCGCCGAATCGAATCTGCCCGTGCCGGCCGAGCCCGTCGTGTTCGGCAAATGGACGTCGGCTGTCGTCGGTCCGAACGACGACGTGCGCATCCCGCGCGGCTCGCAAAAGACCGATTGGGAAGTGGAGCTCGGTGTCGTGATCGGCAAGGGCGGCACCTATATCGCCGAAGCCGACGCACTCAGCCACGTCGCGGGCTATTGCGTCGTCAACGACGTCTCGGAACGCGAGTATCAGATCGAACGCGGCGGCACGTGGGACAAAGGCAAGGGCTGCGACACGTTCGGACCGATCGGTCCGTGGCTCGTCACTGCCGACGAAATCCCCGATCCTCAGCGCCTCGGCCTCTGGCTCGAAGTCGACGGCAAGCGCTATCAGAACGGTAATACGAGCACGATGATCTTCAACGTCGCGCAGATCGTCTCGTACCTGAGCCGCTTCATGAGCCTGCAACCGGGCGATGTGATTTCCACGGGCACGCCGCCGGGCGTCGGCATGGGCCAGAAGCCCGAGCCCGTCTATCTGCGCGCCGGGCAAACGATGCGCCTCGGAATCGAGGGGCTCGGCGAACAGCAGCAGCGAACCGTCGCCGCATAA
- a CDS encoding DUF3293 domain-containing protein: protein MFSDTEIPRETIQAYLETEYFAFDDASMALKIGEPNSKLAALHTAHGVTCSAFITACNPFSQACSAKFNADRQHALARDLENLGLVAIDGMGKHPSNNWPGEASFLVLGLPLDAAKALGTQYGQNAIVWSAADATPQLILLR from the coding sequence TTGTTTTCGGACACGGAGATTCCTCGCGAAACGATCCAGGCCTACCTGGAAACCGAATATTTCGCGTTCGACGACGCATCGATGGCATTGAAGATTGGCGAACCCAATTCGAAACTGGCCGCGTTGCATACCGCTCACGGCGTAACGTGCAGCGCATTCATCACCGCGTGCAATCCGTTTAGCCAAGCCTGCAGTGCGAAGTTCAACGCTGACCGTCAGCACGCATTGGCGCGCGACCTGGAGAACCTTGGCCTCGTTGCCATCGACGGTATGGGCAAGCATCCGTCGAATAACTGGCCCGGCGAAGCGAGCTTTCTCGTATTGGGCCTCCCGCTCGACGCGGCAAAGGCACTCGGCACGCAATACGGCCAGAATGCGATTGTCTGGTCGGCAGCCGACGCCACACCGCAACTGATCCTGTTGCGTTGA
- a CDS encoding glycosyltransferase, producing the protein MSDEGNTYPLVSVYIPTKNRLPLLQRAVASVLQQTYPRIELVVADDGSTDGTREYLDELAASGKCVAVFLPVSEGACAARNAAISMTTGEFLTGLDDDDYFLPQRIECFVQRWRELSTHGRTDHIAGLFDSSRWIGRAMERTLFDRACAHPRDLAAACAVGTQVFSIRERFIAAGLFDRSMQVWQDWDLWLRMAYRYGEFVGIRACTYVIDATHQHERISDRSEAALRRAAQLFAAKHYASAPVQKFRIRSVFVDYPQVRLGLLELAGLLAIGNRRAVGRYLLRKTVGPELYDQIRRRLAGWSVIFTRRESAGFRR; encoded by the coding sequence GTGAGCGACGAGGGAAACACCTATCCATTGGTAAGCGTCTATATTCCAACGAAAAACCGGCTGCCGCTTCTGCAAAGAGCGGTCGCATCGGTCTTGCAGCAGACCTATCCTCGTATAGAACTCGTCGTCGCCGACGACGGCTCAACGGATGGCACGCGCGAATACCTTGACGAACTTGCCGCGTCGGGAAAATGCGTGGCCGTCTTCCTGCCGGTAAGCGAAGGCGCGTGTGCAGCGAGAAACGCTGCGATCTCAATGACGACAGGCGAGTTTCTCACCGGCCTGGATGACGACGATTACTTCCTTCCGCAACGGATCGAATGTTTCGTGCAGCGGTGGAGAGAGCTTTCTACACACGGCCGAACGGATCATATCGCCGGGCTCTTCGATTCGTCCCGCTGGATCGGCCGCGCAATGGAGAGGACGCTCTTCGACCGCGCATGCGCTCATCCGCGCGACCTCGCGGCTGCGTGCGCCGTCGGTACGCAGGTATTTTCGATACGCGAGAGGTTCATCGCCGCCGGGCTTTTCGACCGCTCGATGCAGGTCTGGCAAGACTGGGACTTGTGGCTGAGGATGGCGTATCGCTATGGAGAATTCGTCGGCATCCGTGCATGCACTTATGTGATCGACGCGACACACCAGCACGAGCGGATTTCCGACCGTTCCGAAGCGGCACTGCGGCGCGCCGCGCAGCTGTTTGCGGCCAAGCATTACGCGTCGGCGCCTGTTCAGAAGTTCAGGATACGCTCCGTCTTCGTGGACTACCCACAGGTCCGCCTCGGGTTGCTCGAACTGGCAGGACTGCTCGCGATAGGAAACCGGAGAGCCGTGGGCAGATATCTGCTGCGGAAAACGGTCGGTCCCGAGCTGTACGACCAGATACGCCGGCGGCTTGCCGGCTGGTCGGTTATCTTCACGAGACGCGAGTCGGCGGGATTTCGCCGGTGA
- the rfbB gene encoding dTDP-glucose 4,6-dehydratase: MILVTGGAGFIGANFVIDWLNRVDETVVNVDKLTYAGNLGTLESLRGDPSHIFVREDICDSRAMDYLLDQYQPRAILHFAAESHVDRSIHGPGEFMHTNVVGTFTLLEAAHRYWQALPSAARDEFRFLHVSTDEVFGSLSMHAPPFSERSPYAPNSPYSASKASSDHLVRAWHHTYGLPTLTTHCSNNYGPYQFPEKLIPLTITRALAGKPLPLYGDGLNVRDWLYVGDHCNAIRAVLAKGRPGDTYNIGGWNEVANIDVVHALCRLLDERLPKASGSYLDQIKAVADRPGHDRRYAIDAGKLERELGWTPEETFETGLRRTVDWYLAHQRWVSDVTSGAYLKLAGADDLIDA; encoded by the coding sequence ATGATTCTGGTAACGGGTGGAGCGGGCTTCATCGGGGCGAACTTTGTCATCGACTGGTTGAACAGAGTGGATGAAACGGTTGTGAATGTCGACAAGCTGACTTACGCAGGCAACCTCGGTACGCTTGAATCTCTGCGCGGCGACCCGAGTCACATCTTCGTGCGCGAGGACATCTGCGACAGCAGGGCGATGGATTACCTACTCGATCAATATCAGCCGCGGGCAATCCTCCATTTCGCGGCAGAGAGCCATGTCGACCGGTCGATTCACGGCCCTGGCGAATTCATGCACACCAATGTGGTCGGCACCTTCACGCTGCTCGAAGCGGCGCATCGCTATTGGCAGGCATTGCCGTCCGCCGCGCGGGACGAGTTTCGCTTCCTGCATGTATCGACAGATGAAGTATTCGGCTCGTTGTCGATGCACGCGCCGCCTTTTTCGGAGCGCAGTCCTTATGCACCAAACAGCCCCTATTCCGCATCCAAGGCGAGTTCCGACCACCTGGTGCGCGCGTGGCATCACACGTATGGCTTGCCGACCCTGACGACACACTGCTCGAACAACTATGGTCCCTACCAGTTCCCTGAGAAGCTGATTCCGTTGACGATAACCCGTGCGCTGGCCGGCAAGCCGCTCCCGCTCTACGGCGACGGGTTGAACGTGAGGGACTGGCTGTATGTCGGGGACCACTGCAACGCAATCCGCGCTGTGCTTGCGAAAGGCCGGCCCGGGGACACGTACAACATCGGCGGGTGGAACGAGGTGGCGAACATCGACGTCGTGCATGCGTTGTGCCGGCTGCTCGACGAACGGCTGCCGAAAGCATCGGGTTCGTACCTCGACCAGATCAAGGCAGTCGCCGATCGCCCGGGGCACGACCGCCGATACGCGATCGATGCCGGCAAGCTGGAGCGCGAGCTTGGCTGGACGCCGGAAGAGACGTTCGAAACCGGGCTACGAAGGACGGTCGACTGGTATCTCGCTCACCAGCGCTGGGTCAGCGATGTGACGTCGGGCGCCTACCTTAAGCTGGCGGGCGCGGATGATCTGATAGACGCGTGA
- the rfbA gene encoding glucose-1-phosphate thymidylyltransferase RfbA, giving the protein MARKGIILAGGSGTRLYPVTHSVSKQLLPVYDKPMIYYPLCTLMVAGIRDVLVISTVEDTPRFQALLGDGSKWGINLQYALQPSPDGLAQAFIIGRSFVGNDNSALVLGDNIFYGHELVKQLAHANDRDDGATVFAYHVNDPERYGVVEFDPEFKALSIEEKPAKPRSSYAVTGLYFYDRQVCDIAADIKPSARGELEITDVNVHYLRRQQLHVEIMGRGYAWLDTGTHDSLIDASTFIATLQKRQGMMVACPEEIAFRMQWIDGDQLQALARPLSKSAYGRYLTDIAQDRVAWPTREATVEAEPQHIGSGRIRRVS; this is encoded by the coding sequence ATGGCTCGTAAAGGAATCATCCTCGCTGGCGGGTCGGGTACGCGTCTGTATCCGGTCACGCATTCGGTTTCGAAGCAGCTACTTCCCGTCTACGACAAGCCGATGATTTACTACCCGCTTTGCACGCTGATGGTAGCGGGCATACGCGATGTGCTCGTCATATCGACGGTGGAAGATACACCGCGGTTTCAGGCGCTTCTCGGCGACGGCAGCAAGTGGGGCATCAATCTGCAATATGCGCTGCAGCCATCGCCGGACGGACTGGCCCAGGCGTTCATCATCGGCCGCTCGTTCGTCGGAAACGACAACTCTGCACTGGTTCTTGGGGACAATATCTTTTACGGGCACGAACTGGTGAAGCAGCTGGCGCACGCAAACGACCGCGACGACGGTGCGACGGTATTTGCCTATCATGTGAACGATCCGGAACGGTATGGCGTTGTCGAATTCGACCCGGAATTCAAGGCGCTTTCAATCGAAGAGAAGCCGGCGAAGCCGCGTTCGAGCTACGCCGTTACCGGGCTCTACTTCTACGACCGACAGGTCTGCGACATTGCGGCGGACATCAAGCCTTCGGCACGCGGCGAGCTCGAAATCACGGACGTCAACGTACATTATCTGCGGCGTCAGCAATTGCATGTCGAGATCATGGGACGGGGTTACGCGTGGCTGGATACGGGCACCCATGACTCGTTGATCGACGCGTCCACCTTTATCGCAACGCTTCAGAAGCGGCAGGGCATGATGGTCGCTTGCCCGGAAGAAATCGCGTTTCGCATGCAATGGATCGACGGCGACCAGTTGCAGGCCCTCGCCCGACCGCTGTCGAAGTCGGCTTACGGCCGGTACCTGACGGACATTGCGCAGGACCGGGTCGCATGGCCGACCAGGGAGGCCACTGTAGAGGCAGAACCTCAACATATTGGTAGCGGCCGCATTCGGCGCGTTTCTTAA
- a CDS encoding glycosyltransferase family 2 protein → MTFDRSRPLIGVVTVLYRSDDVLDDFFASLGLQQDVNLKLYVIDNSATDSGSVLARKLADQVGIDTRVIFNNANLGVARGNNQGIELALADGCEYVLLANNDVEFRGVRTIAELVDRNGKGDILATCPKIFYHGTKRIWCAGGGISKMKAVVKHVGDGVEDRGQFNQEIVTEYAPTCFTLLHKSVFSRVGVMDEQYFVYYDDVDFVWRMNKAGIRLLYVPSSEVAHKVSFSTGGGESPFTLFYVTRNRIYFSRKSLGRFSSAVAIGYSLLAMLYKYPRFTVAGRKSVLRGIASGFRLGLAVSRTAPSGYMKSPARKEGI, encoded by the coding sequence ATGACTTTCGACCGTTCAAGACCGCTGATCGGCGTCGTCACCGTTCTATACCGGTCCGACGATGTGCTCGACGACTTCTTCGCGTCTCTCGGCTTGCAGCAGGACGTGAATCTCAAGCTGTACGTAATCGACAACAGCGCGACGGACAGCGGCAGCGTATTGGCGCGCAAGCTGGCGGACCAGGTGGGAATCGATACGCGCGTCATCTTCAACAACGCCAATCTGGGTGTCGCGCGCGGCAACAACCAGGGAATCGAGCTCGCGCTCGCGGACGGTTGCGAGTATGTGCTGCTAGCCAATAACGATGTCGAATTCAGGGGCGTGCGAACCATCGCAGAACTCGTCGATCGCAATGGTAAAGGCGACATACTGGCGACGTGTCCAAAGATTTTCTATCACGGCACGAAACGCATATGGTGTGCGGGAGGGGGCATTTCGAAGATGAAGGCCGTCGTGAAGCACGTCGGCGACGGTGTCGAGGATCGCGGCCAGTTCAATCAGGAAATCGTCACAGAGTACGCTCCGACATGCTTCACGTTGCTGCACAAGAGCGTGTTTTCGCGTGTTGGCGTGATGGACGAGCAGTACTTCGTGTATTACGACGACGTTGATTTCGTATGGCGCATGAACAAAGCGGGCATCCGGCTGCTTTACGTTCCGTCGTCGGAAGTGGCGCATAAGGTCAGCTTTTCGACGGGTGGCGGCGAAAGTCCATTCACGCTGTTCTATGTCACGCGTAACCGGATTTATTTCAGCCGAAAGAGTCTGGGCAGGTTTTCATCCGCCGTCGCCATCGGCTATTCGCTTCTCGCCATGCTCTACAAATACCCGCGCTTTACGGTGGCAGGTCGCAAAAGCGTATTGCGCGGTATCGCGTCAGGATTCCGTCTGGGGCTCGCCGTCTCGCGCACGGCGCCGTCCGGCTATATGAAGAGCCCGGCGCGGAAAGAAGGAATATGA